A DNA window from Leptolyngbya sp. KIOST-1 contains the following coding sequences:
- the fcl gene encoding GDP-L-fucose synthase, with protein sequence MDTHSKIYVAGSRGLVGSALVRTLRAQGYENLLLRSSQELDLRNQAAVDEFFATEKPDYVFLAAARVGGIQANNTYRAEFLYDNLMIEANIIHSAYRHGAKKLLFLGSSCIYPKLCPQPMKEEYLLTGFLEQTNEPYAIAKIAGLKLCENYCRQYGVNFISAMPTNLYGLNDNFDLANSHVLPALMRKFHEAKVKGDPTVTVWGTGTPLREFLYVDDLADALVFLMNTYNEVDFVNVGTGQEVSIRELALTMKAVVGYEGELVFDTTKPDGTPRKLLDVSRLNAAGWQAKTDLKTGIEQTYAWFLQSYDSLRGREAA encoded by the coding sequence ATGGATACTCACTCTAAGATCTATGTTGCCGGCTCCCGCGGTCTGGTCGGGAGCGCTCTGGTCAGAACGCTTCGCGCCCAGGGCTATGAAAATTTACTGCTGCGCTCCAGTCAAGAGCTAGATCTGCGTAACCAGGCGGCGGTGGATGAGTTTTTCGCCACTGAGAAGCCGGACTATGTCTTTCTCGCGGCGGCCAGGGTGGGCGGCATTCAGGCCAACAACACCTATCGGGCCGAGTTTCTCTACGACAATTTGATGATCGAGGCCAACATCATCCACAGCGCCTACCGCCACGGGGCGAAAAAGCTGCTGTTTCTGGGGTCTTCCTGCATTTACCCCAAGCTGTGCCCCCAGCCGATGAAGGAGGAGTACCTGCTAACCGGTTTTTTAGAGCAGACTAATGAACCCTACGCGATCGCCAAGATCGCTGGCCTCAAACTCTGCGAAAACTACTGCCGCCAGTACGGGGTCAACTTTATCTCGGCCATGCCCACCAACCTCTACGGCCTCAACGACAACTTCGACCTGGCCAACTCCCACGTGCTGCCCGCCCTGATGCGCAAGTTTCACGAGGCCAAGGTGAAGGGTGATCCTACTGTTACTGTGTGGGGTACCGGCACCCCCCTGCGGGAATTTCTTTACGTCGATGACCTGGCCGATGCCCTGGTGTTTTTGATGAACACCTACAACGAGGTTGACTTCGTCAACGTGGGCACCGGGCAAGAGGTGTCGATCCGAGAGCTGGCCCTGACCATGAAGGCCGTGGTGGGCTACGAGGGCGAACTGGTGTTTGACACCACCAAGCCCGACGGCACCCCCCGCAAGCTGCTGGATGTATCGCGGCTCAACGCGGCGGGCTGGCAGGCCAAAACCGACCTCAAGACCGGTATTGAGCAGACCTACGCCTGGTTCTTGCAGAGCTACGATTCGCTGCGGGGGCGCGAAGCGGCTTAG
- a CDS encoding Tfp pilus assembly protein FimT/FimU, which produces MNTSLRRFSKPSGGPPPVAGFTLTEGLIVAVIVGLLLAIAAPSLWGFWQQHKINVARDMVYQALRLTQADAMQQRHDRRFSLRERNGRIEWANHPEAVPASRVTVWQPLTDGVVLADIDNTLTRSGGVYYTRFDMYGNLKSKAIGEQGTITMTISGKRDTHRCVVVSTVLGALRKGRGQPRANGNDRFCY; this is translated from the coding sequence ATGAATACATCTTTGCGACGGTTCTCCAAACCGTCTGGCGGGCCACCTCCGGTGGCTGGGTTTACGCTTACCGAGGGGTTGATTGTAGCGGTAATCGTGGGGCTACTTTTGGCGATCGCGGCTCCCTCTCTATGGGGATTCTGGCAGCAGCACAAGATCAACGTAGCCCGGGACATGGTCTACCAGGCCCTGCGCCTCACCCAGGCCGATGCCATGCAGCAGCGCCATGACCGCCGCTTTAGCCTGCGCGAACGCAACGGCCGGATTGAGTGGGCAAACCATCCCGAGGCTGTGCCCGCCAGTCGGGTTACGGTCTGGCAGCCTTTAACCGATGGTGTTGTACTGGCGGATATTGACAACACCCTGACCAGAAGCGGCGGTGTCTACTACACCCGGTTCGACATGTACGGCAACCTGAAATCAAAAGCCATTGGGGAACAGGGCACCATCACCATGACCATTTCTGGGAAGCGGGACACCCATCGATGCGTCGTGGTTTCGACTGTGCTGGGCGCTCTGCGTAAGGGTAGAGGACAGCCCAGGGCCAACGGCAACGATCGCTTTTGCTACTGA
- a CDS encoding S-(hydroxymethyl)glutathione dehydrogenase/class III alcohol dehydrogenase has translation MDVRAAVAHGPGQPLTVETVQLEGPREGEVLVEIKATGICHTDAYTLSGKDPEGLFPAVLGHEGAGVVAEVGPGVTSLKPGDHVIPLYVPECRQCEYCLSFKTNLCQAIRLTQGRGLMPDGTSRFSLGGEPLFHYMGTSTFSNYTVVPEIALAKIRPDAPFEKVCYIGCGVTTGIGAVINTAKVEPGANVVVFGLGGIGLNVIQGCRLVGANKIIGVDINPSKKALAEKFGMTHFVNPKEVEGDLVPYLVELTGGGADYSFECVGNVKLMRQALECCHKGWGVSVIVGVAAAGEEISTRPFQLVTGREWKGTAFGGARGRTDVPKIVDWYMDDKINIDDLITHVMPLDEINTAFDLMHKGESIRSVVTF, from the coding sequence GTGGATGTAAGAGCTGCCGTTGCCCATGGCCCAGGCCAACCCCTCACCGTCGAAACCGTTCAGCTCGAAGGCCCCCGCGAGGGTGAGGTACTGGTCGAAATCAAAGCCACCGGCATCTGCCACACCGATGCCTATACCCTCTCGGGCAAAGACCCGGAGGGCCTGTTTCCGGCGGTGTTGGGCCACGAGGGGGCCGGAGTGGTAGCCGAAGTCGGCCCCGGCGTCACCAGCCTCAAACCTGGCGACCACGTGATTCCGCTCTACGTGCCCGAGTGCCGCCAGTGCGAGTACTGCCTCAGCTTTAAGACCAACCTCTGCCAGGCCATCCGCCTTACCCAGGGGCGGGGCCTGATGCCCGATGGCACCAGCCGCTTTTCCCTGGGCGGCGAGCCCCTGTTTCACTACATGGGCACCTCCACGTTTTCGAACTACACCGTGGTGCCCGAGATTGCCCTGGCCAAAATTCGTCCCGATGCCCCCTTTGAAAAGGTCTGCTACATCGGCTGTGGCGTCACCACCGGCATCGGCGCAGTAATTAACACCGCCAAGGTGGAGCCCGGGGCCAACGTGGTGGTGTTTGGCCTCGGCGGCATTGGCCTCAACGTCATCCAGGGCTGCCGCCTGGTAGGGGCCAACAAAATCATCGGCGTCGATATCAACCCCAGCAAAAAAGCCCTGGCCGAAAAATTTGGCATGACCCACTTCGTCAACCCCAAGGAAGTCGAAGGCGACCTGGTGCCCTACCTGGTAGAGCTAACCGGCGGCGGCGCCGACTACAGCTTTGAATGCGTCGGCAATGTCAAGCTCATGCGCCAGGCCCTGGAGTGCTGCCACAAAGGCTGGGGGGTAAGCGTAATTGTTGGTGTCGCCGCCGCTGGCGAAGAAATCAGCACCCGCCCCTTTCAGCTCGTCACCGGGCGCGAGTGGAAGGGCACCGCCTTTGGCGGAGCCAGGGGCCGCACCGACGTGCCCAAAATTGTCGACTGGTACATGGACGACAAGATCAACATCGACGACCTGATCACCCACGTCATGCCCCTCGATGAGATCAACACCGCCTTCGACCTCATGCACAAAGGCGAAAGCATCCGCAGCGTCGTGACATTTTAG
- the fghA gene encoding S-formylglutathione hydrolase yields the protein MPLTLHNQHTCFGGTVGYYSHPSATCSCDMRFAVYVPPQAQAGPVPVLFYLSGLTCTEDNFTSKSGAQRYAAEHGLMLVAPDTSPRGERVPDEADAWDFGTGAGFYVDATESPWSTHYRMYSYVVQELPELIAQEFSVRRDRMGIFGHSMGGHGALVCGLRNPDRFKSISAFAPIAAPSQCPWGQKAFSGYLGTDRIAWKGYDATALVKDYARPDRTILIDQGDADPFLAQNQLLPEVFEAACKEAGQPLHLRMQPGYDHGYFFMASFMADHLRHHAEVLTTG from the coding sequence ATGCCCCTAACCCTCCACAACCAACACACCTGCTTCGGCGGCACCGTGGGCTACTACAGCCACCCGTCGGCCACCTGTAGTTGTGACATGCGCTTCGCGGTGTATGTGCCGCCCCAGGCCCAGGCTGGCCCGGTGCCGGTGCTGTTTTACCTGTCGGGGCTGACCTGTACCGAGGACAATTTCACCAGCAAGTCCGGGGCCCAACGCTACGCCGCCGAGCACGGGCTGATGCTGGTGGCTCCAGACACCAGCCCCCGCGGGGAAAGAGTGCCCGACGAAGCCGACGCCTGGGACTTTGGCACCGGGGCGGGGTTTTATGTGGATGCCACGGAGTCGCCCTGGAGCACCCACTACCGCATGTACAGCTATGTGGTGCAGGAACTGCCAGAACTGATTGCCCAGGAATTTTCGGTGCGGCGCGATCGCATGGGTATTTTTGGCCACTCGATGGGGGGCCACGGGGCGCTGGTGTGTGGGCTGCGTAACCCAGACCGGTTCAAGTCGATCTCGGCCTTTGCGCCGATCGCAGCCCCATCCCAGTGCCCCTGGGGCCAAAAGGCGTTTTCCGGCTATTTGGGCACCGACCGGATCGCCTGGAAAGGCTACGACGCCACAGCGCTAGTGAAGGACTACGCCCGACCCGATCGCACAATTTTGATCGACCAGGGCGATGCCGACCCGTTTTTGGCCCAGAACCAGCTGTTGCCCGAGGTGTTTGAGGCGGCCTGCAAGGAGGCTGGGCAACCCCTACATTTACGCATGCAGCCAGGGTACGATCACGGCTACTTTTTTATGGCATCGTTTATGGCCGATCACCTGCGCCACCATGCCGAAGTGCTAACAACAGGCTAG
- a CDS encoding DUF4168 domain-containing protein: MVRYCAAALLVMLAWLIPGPAWASPAAPLLAQEAPVEVADVAPATISESDIPLFAKVYQAVQLLRLRAEQEMAAAVEEEGLSIERFNAIAETQIPSGADSPEDIAKVAEKAKISKKENKQFKAAVDRIIAIRQSTEADMEKAIEADGMAIATFNTILEQSADNPELKRKISDEIVQQTLAKSEPAAPAE; this comes from the coding sequence ATGGTGAGATATTGTGCTGCTGCCCTACTCGTAATGCTGGCGTGGCTGATCCCAGGACCGGCCTGGGCTAGCCCTGCCGCCCCGCTGTTGGCCCAAGAGGCCCCGGTTGAAGTAGCTGATGTCGCCCCAGCCACGATCAGTGAGAGTGACATTCCCCTCTTTGCTAAGGTCTATCAAGCTGTGCAGCTCCTGCGCCTGCGGGCCGAGCAGGAGATGGCGGCGGCGGTTGAGGAGGAAGGGCTGAGCATTGAGCGCTTCAATGCGATCGCCGAAACCCAGATCCCCAGCGGTGCGGACAGCCCCGAGGACATTGCGAAGGTCGCCGAAAAAGCCAAGATTTCGAAAAAAGAAAACAAGCAGTTTAAGGCCGCCGTAGACCGCATTATCGCCATTCGCCAGAGTACCGAAGCCGATATGGAAAAAGCTATTGAAGCCGATGGTATGGCGATCGCCACCTTCAATACCATCCTGGAGCAGTCCGCCGACAATCCCGAGCTGAAGCGAAAGATCAGCGATGAAATTGTCCAGCAAACCCTGGCGAAGTCAGAACCAGCCGCCCCGGCTGAATAA
- a CDS encoding TetR/AcrR family transcriptional regulator, which yields MVPFFKAAAEVDTETKILQAALKLFAKRGYGATTTRELAQVAGVAEGTLFRHFENKKAILVAVASQGWVEILTDLLTELSEMASYKAIGQVMQRRMLNLQKNSALMRVCFMEAQFHPELREQIQTEVIGKMIDVAEAFFQTAMDRGVYRPMNARMVARVFLGMFTVAGFSQDTLGDEAASPQSMKDLAECLTDIFLNGVLA from the coding sequence ATGGTGCCTTTCTTCAAAGCCGCCGCTGAAGTCGATACCGAAACTAAGATTTTGCAGGCGGCGCTCAAGCTGTTTGCCAAGCGGGGGTACGGCGCTACCACCACGCGCGAACTGGCCCAGGTAGCGGGGGTGGCGGAGGGCACGCTGTTTCGCCACTTTGAAAACAAGAAAGCCATTCTGGTCGCGGTAGCCAGCCAGGGCTGGGTCGAAATTCTCACCGACCTGCTCACCGAACTGAGCGAAATGGCCAGCTACAAGGCAATTGGCCAGGTGATGCAGCGGCGGATGCTGAATCTGCAAAAAAATTCGGCCCTGATGCGGGTGTGCTTCATGGAGGCGCAGTTTCACCCCGAACTGCGGGAGCAGATTCAAACCGAAGTGATCGGCAAGATGATCGACGTGGCCGAGGCCTTCTTTCAAACCGCCATGGATCGCGGCGTCTACCGTCCCATGAACGCCCGTATGGTGGCGCGGGTGTTTTTGGGCATGTTTACCGTCGCCGGTTTCAGCCAGGACACCCTCGGGGACGAAGCTGCCTCGCCCCAGTCGATGAAAGACCTGGCGGAATGTTTGACGGATATTTTCCTGAACGGGGTGCTGGCCTAG
- a CDS encoding glutathione binding-like protein codes for MIDLYYWTTPNGHKITIFFEEADVDYTIKPIHIGKGEQFNPDFLAIAPNNRIPAIVDHEPADGGEPLGLFESGAILQYLAEKTGQFLPQGVRDRANVMQWLFWQMGGLGPMLGQNHHFGTYAPEKIPYAINRYVKETERLYGVLDTQLEGKDFIAGDYSIADMACYPWIVPYETQQQNLADFPNLKRWFEAIQSRPAVQRAYDIAQTISSESTMTEEAKKILFGQGRR; via the coding sequence ATGATTGACCTGTACTACTGGACAACCCCCAACGGCCACAAGATCACCATTTTTTTCGAGGAGGCCGACGTGGACTACACCATCAAGCCCATTCACATCGGCAAAGGGGAGCAGTTTAACCCCGATTTTCTGGCGATCGCGCCCAACAACCGCATTCCCGCCATTGTTGACCACGAGCCCGCCGATGGCGGGGAACCCCTGGGCCTGTTTGAGTCGGGGGCTATTTTGCAGTACCTGGCGGAGAAAACCGGGCAGTTTTTGCCTCAGGGGGTGCGCGATCGCGCCAACGTCATGCAGTGGCTGTTCTGGCAGATGGGCGGGCTGGGGCCAATGCTGGGCCAAAACCACCACTTCGGCACCTACGCCCCCGAAAAAATCCCCTACGCCATCAACCGCTACGTCAAAGAAACCGAGCGTCTCTACGGCGTACTCGACACCCAGCTGGAGGGTAAAGACTTCATCGCTGGCGACTACTCCATTGCTGACATGGCCTGCTATCCGTGGATTGTGCCCTACGAAACCCAGCAGCAGAATTTGGCCGACTTCCCCAATCTAAAACGCTGGTTTGAGGCCATCCAGAGCCGCCCGGCGGTGCAGCGAGCCTACGACATCGCCCAAACCATCAGCTCAGAGTCGACCATGACCGAGGAGGCCAAGAAGATTCTGTTTGGCCAGGGCAGACGGTAA
- a CDS encoding DUF4079 domain-containing protein has translation MLDTPDLLRLLHPFLAVTIVMPLIGIAVYFAVQTRQRRLALVDNAKTTISPVVGKEHVRVGQWLSGAVVGLVLLGLAHPIFKTIARENAWSEDPFRGIFVVAMFGLTLATLVALYKARTPLWRGVMATLTGTGLWLLGMQPGVWRRGFEWYVSHFYLGMAAAMLMIFALATLPEIYKSKRWRVAHAVLNTVAVLLFISQGITGVRDLLEIPLHWQEPFIFQCDFENRTC, from the coding sequence ATGCTAGACACTCCCGATCTGCTGAGACTGCTACATCCGTTTCTGGCCGTTACCATCGTGATGCCGCTGATCGGCATCGCCGTTTACTTTGCCGTGCAGACCCGCCAGCGGCGGCTGGCCCTTGTTGACAACGCCAAAACCACGATTTCACCGGTAGTGGGCAAAGAGCATGTGCGGGTCGGGCAGTGGCTATCTGGGGCTGTGGTAGGGCTAGTGCTGCTGGGGCTGGCCCACCCCATTTTCAAAACCATCGCCCGGGAAAATGCCTGGAGCGAAGACCCGTTTCGCGGCATCTTTGTGGTGGCGATGTTTGGTCTGACCCTGGCGACGCTGGTGGCGCTGTACAAAGCGAGAACGCCCCTATGGCGGGGCGTGATGGCGACTCTGACCGGCACCGGACTGTGGCTGTTGGGCATGCAGCCGGGGGTGTGGCGGCGTGGGTTTGAGTGGTATGTGTCCCACTTCTACCTGGGGATGGCGGCGGCCATGCTGATGATTTTTGCCCTCGCCACCCTGCCCGAAATCTACAAGTCCAAGCGCTGGCGAGTGGCCCACGCGGTGCTCAATACGGTGGCGGTGCTGCTGTTCATTAGTCAGGGCATTACCGGCGTGCGCGACCTGCTGGAAATTCCGCTGCACTGGCAGGAGCCGTTTATCTTCCAGTGCGATTTTGAAAACCGGACCTGCTGA
- a CDS encoding CAP domain-containing protein — MPIPKYFAHPWADRALPVAGLIAIALALVGCKPADLEQLVERIPPVTRIGREPPTAPDAAGAQSSATVDMETLVYERINEIRQRSGLAPLQPNGPLAEVARQYSQRMADENFFSHVSPAGDGPAQRVSAANISYAMVGENLFTSTNAPDPAPLAVQGWMDSPGHRENILRSGFTETGVGVWQRDNTYYFTQLFMRPL, encoded by the coding sequence ATGCCTATTCCAAAGTATTTTGCCCATCCTTGGGCGGACAGGGCGCTGCCAGTCGCCGGGTTGATAGCGATCGCCCTGGCCCTGGTCGGGTGCAAACCCGCCGATCTAGAGCAACTGGTGGAGCGCATTCCCCCGGTCACCCGCATCGGGCGGGAGCCGCCCACCGCGCCAGATGCCGCCGGGGCACAGTCATCGGCGACGGTCGATATGGAGACCCTGGTGTACGAGCGCATCAACGAGATTCGCCAGCGGTCAGGGCTCGCCCCCCTACAGCCCAACGGACCGTTGGCTGAGGTGGCCCGCCAGTACAGCCAGCGGATGGCCGACGAAAACTTTTTTAGCCACGTCAGCCCCGCCGGGGATGGGCCAGCCCAACGGGTGTCAGCGGCCAATATTTCCTACGCAATGGTGGGGGAAAACCTGTTCACCAGCACCAATGCCCCTGACCCCGCTCCCCTGGCGGTGCAGGGCTGGATGGATAGCCCCGGCCACCGGGAAAACATCCTGCGATCGGGCTTTACCGAAACGGGGGTGGGGGTGTGGCAGCGGGACAATACTTACTACTTCACCCAGCTGTTTATGCGTCCCCTCTAG
- a CDS encoding DUF4168 domain-containing protein, producing MQPSTVLNSLLAATLLLGVPAAAIAQGQEAPAPAQAEQPTQVEVSEGQIDRFVSAYQSIQAIQEAVQAELVAAVEAEGLTVDDYNAIAESQQSPETAAEVPAEQAEQFAAAAAQVTTLRQGAREEMQAAIAAEEMTIEEFEQILTQAQQDPALQQAIVERLRSGS from the coding sequence ATGCAACCGTCAACCGTTTTAAACAGTTTGCTGGCCGCCACCCTCCTGCTAGGTGTTCCAGCCGCGGCGATCGCCCAGGGGCAGGAGGCTCCCGCCCCTGCCCAGGCCGAACAGCCCACCCAGGTTGAAGTGTCTGAGGGCCAGATCGATCGCTTTGTCAGCGCCTATCAATCCATTCAGGCCATTCAGGAGGCGGTACAGGCCGAGCTGGTCGCCGCCGTTGAGGCCGAGGGGCTGACCGTCGATGACTACAACGCGATCGCCGAGTCGCAGCAGTCGCCCGAAACCGCGGCCGAAGTTCCCGCCGAGCAGGCTGAGCAGTTTGCCGCCGCCGCTGCCCAGGTCACCACCCTGCGGCAGGGAGCCCGCGAGGAAATGCAGGCCGCGATCGCGGCTGAAGAGATGACGATTGAAGAGTTTGAGCAAATCTTGACCCAGGCTCAGCAGGACCCGGCCCTGCAACAGGCCATCGTGGAGCGCCTCAGAAGCGGCAGCTAG
- a CDS encoding NAD(P)H dehydrogenase subunit NdhS yields MIFPGAPVTVVNVNDTYYGFQGLVQRITDGKVAVLFEGGNWDKLVTFNMSELEPVSTGKRRGK; encoded by the coding sequence ATGATTTTTCCAGGGGCTCCGGTTACGGTCGTTAACGTCAACGATACCTACTACGGTTTTCAGGGCCTGGTGCAGCGCATTACCGATGGCAAAGTGGCCGTGCTGTTCGAGGGCGGCAACTGGGACAAACTCGTCACCTTCAACATGTCAGAACTGGAGCCCGTGAGCACCGGCAAGCGGCGAGGCAAGTAA
- a CDS encoding HAS-barrel domain-containing protein: MRLPLPQTAAQARQPDHIAEVIETATSEFLAQCLEPEALAFSAMPPFGSWVTAVDEESGNTVYGVVYHATTSPIDSVHRARALGLSLDDLRQQQPQIFAMLKTEFKAAIVGFRAPDLAGQPLGPLFQHLPPRPPQVHQAVYRCPPEAVIEFTEQLDFLRTLLAMGGAPVDSLVAAVLRQGYQLRKLDRPWLVEAGRTLSVFLKDDYDRLRIILGQVYA; encoded by the coding sequence ATGCGGCTACCCCTGCCCCAGACAGCGGCCCAGGCGCGGCAGCCCGACCACATTGCCGAAGTGATCGAGACGGCGACCAGCGAATTTTTGGCCCAGTGTCTGGAGCCGGAGGCGCTGGCCTTTTCAGCGATGCCCCCCTTTGGCAGCTGGGTTACCGCCGTGGACGAAGAGTCGGGTAATACGGTATACGGCGTGGTGTATCACGCCACCACCAGCCCCATCGACTCGGTGCACCGGGCCCGGGCCCTGGGGCTATCCCTCGACGATCTGCGTCAGCAGCAGCCCCAGATTTTTGCCATGCTCAAGACCGAATTCAAGGCGGCGATCGTGGGGTTTCGCGCCCCTGACCTGGCCGGTCAACCCCTGGGGCCGCTGTTTCAGCACCTGCCACCGCGGCCGCCCCAGGTGCACCAGGCCGTGTACCGCTGTCCCCCCGAAGCGGTAATCGAGTTTACCGAGCAGCTCGACTTTTTAAGAACGCTGCTGGCCATGGGCGGTGCCCCGGTGGACAGCCTGGTGGCAGCGGTGCTGCGCCAGGGCTACCAGCTGCGTAAGCTCGATCGCCCCTGGCTGGTAGAAGCAGGCCGCACCCTGAGCGTGTTTCTCAAAGATGACTACGATCGCCTTCGCATCATTTTGGGCCAGGTCTACGCCTGA
- a CDS encoding NAD(P)/FAD-dependent oxidoreductase produces the protein MQTFDWIVVGNGLVGAAVSYELARCGLSVLLLDRALEPGNATRYSYGGIPYWSGTTALTRQLCQEGIAKHRQLSDELDDDTQFRELDLVLTLAAGEDPDAAAEPYAKYATPPRFVSTAEAKALEPLLNQDAIAGAFTVRHGHASPVALVNAYNQAFRRLGGTQIVTSGVNLVRINDRVTGILTTEQAYPARQVLVAAGAFSRALLRQAKLTVPLYYTYAEVIETPPVDLTLRALIMPAQTERFALEAKASRPDTDAQWDEPGHEMTPPILDSGAIQFRDGHLCLGQISRTLTSLEADLDAVTSEDQLRGAIAAQLPALAEVPGTWRSCRVSFSRDGLPLVGPLPGIEGLHLMAGFSAPFVYLPPVAQRFAQAVVGEADPAIAAMAIDRFSEPT, from the coding sequence ATGCAAACCTTTGACTGGATTGTGGTCGGCAACGGCCTGGTGGGGGCGGCGGTCAGCTACGAACTGGCCCGGTGCGGGCTCTCGGTGCTGCTGCTGGACCGCGCCCTAGAGCCGGGTAACGCCACCCGCTACAGCTACGGCGGCATCCCCTACTGGTCAGGCACCACCGCGCTCACCCGGCAGCTTTGCCAGGAGGGCATTGCCAAGCACCGCCAGCTCAGTGACGAGCTGGACGACGACACCCAGTTTCGGGAACTAGACCTGGTGCTCACCCTGGCGGCAGGTGAGGATCCAGACGCTGCCGCAGAGCCCTACGCCAAGTACGCAACGCCGCCCCGGTTTGTGTCTACCGCCGAGGCCAAAGCGCTGGAGCCGCTGCTGAATCAGGATGCGATCGCGGGGGCTTTCACCGTTCGCCACGGGCATGCCTCGCCGGTAGCCCTGGTGAATGCTTACAATCAGGCATTTCGGCGCTTAGGCGGCACCCAGATTGTGACCTCTGGGGTGAATCTGGTGCGGATCAACGATCGCGTGACCGGAATTTTGACCACCGAGCAGGCTTACCCCGCCAGGCAGGTGTTGGTGGCCGCTGGGGCCTTTAGTCGAGCCCTGCTGCGCCAGGCCAAGCTCACCGTGCCGCTCTACTACACCTACGCCGAAGTGATCGAAACGCCGCCCGTGGATCTCACCCTACGAGCCCTGATCATGCCCGCCCAGACCGAGCGCTTTGCCCTGGAGGCCAAGGCCAGCCGCCCCGACACCGACGCCCAGTGGGATGAACCCGGTCACGAGATGACGCCCCCTATCCTCGACAGCGGGGCGATTCAGTTTCGAGATGGCCACCTCTGCCTAGGCCAGATTAGCCGTACCCTGACCAGTCTGGAGGCGGACCTGGATGCGGTGACCAGCGAGGACCAACTGCGGGGGGCGATCGCGGCCCAGCTGCCGGCACTGGCCGAGGTGCCCGGCACCTGGCGCTCCTGCCGGGTTAGCTTTAGCCGCGACGGGCTGCCCCTGGTCGGCCCCCTGCCCGGCATCGAGGGGCTGCACCTGATGGCCGGATTTAGCGCTCCCTTTGTCTACCTGCCGCCCGTGGCCCAGCGGTTTGCCCAGGCGGTGGTGGGGGAAGCCGACCCGGCGATCGCGGCGATGGCGATCGATCGCTTTAGCGAACCCACCTAG
- the murB gene encoding UDP-N-acetylmuramate dehydrogenase — MNQTLGVAPNLACLKPQVPLQPLTTFRVGGPAEWLAMPRHRGECHQVLDWAIAAGIPITPLGAGSNLLISDRGIAGLVLCTRRWRSTRFDGAGCVTVAAGEPLPTLAWKAAKRGLRGLEWAVGIPGTVGGAVVMNAGAHGGCTADVLRSATVLDPVGGLRSLTPADLDFQYRTSNLQGGQQVVLEATFQLEPGHDPAAVVADTLAGLNQRRATQPYDLPNCGSVFRNPYPHTAGSLIEQSGLKGYRIGNAQVSERHANFIVNLGGATAVDIRQLIRHIQAEVVDRWAVQLSPEVKFVGEFPAL, encoded by the coding sequence ATGAACCAAACCCTTGGGGTTGCACCAAACCTGGCTTGCCTGAAACCACAGGTACCGCTACAGCCGCTGACGACCTTTCGGGTGGGAGGACCGGCTGAATGGCTGGCTATGCCGCGCCACCGGGGTGAGTGTCACCAGGTTCTGGACTGGGCGATCGCCGCCGGTATTCCGATCACGCCCCTGGGGGCAGGGTCAAATCTGCTGATCAGCGATCGTGGCATCGCCGGCCTGGTCCTTTGCACCCGTCGCTGGCGCAGCACCCGGTTCGACGGAGCCGGGTGCGTCACCGTGGCTGCTGGCGAACCCCTGCCCACCCTGGCCTGGAAAGCTGCCAAGCGCGGTCTGCGCGGTCTGGAGTGGGCGGTGGGCATTCCGGGTACCGTGGGCGGGGCCGTAGTGATGAATGCCGGCGCCCACGGCGGCTGTACCGCCGATGTGCTGAGGTCGGCAACCGTTCTCGATCCTGTCGGCGGCCTGCGATCGCTGACCCCCGCCGATCTGGACTTTCAGTACCGCACCTCTAACCTGCAGGGGGGGCAGCAGGTGGTGCTGGAGGCCACCTTTCAACTGGAGCCGGGGCACGATCCGGCGGCGGTAGTCGCCGACACCCTGGCAGGGCTGAACCAGCGGCGGGCCACTCAGCCCTACGACCTACCCAACTGCGGCAGCGTGTTTCGCAACCCCTACCCCCACACGGCGGGGTCGCTGATTGAGCAAAGCGGACTGAAGGGCTACCGGATTGGCAATGCTCAGGTGTCTGAGCGCCACGCCAACTTCATTGTCAACCTGGGCGGAGCCACTGCCGTGGATATTCGCCAGCTCATCCGCCATATTCAGGCCGAGGTGGTGGATCGCTGGGCCGTTCAACTCTCTCCGGAGGTCAAGTTTGTGGGCGAATTTCCTGCCCTCTAG